The Phycisphaerales bacterium AB-hyl4 genome contains a region encoding:
- a CDS encoding trans-aconitate 2-methyltransferase produces the protein MSQTEADAYMQPYREAHEDHGSDFAVTLWASPKTQKRRFEVFTQMCFLAGKRVLDAGCSRGDFAEYLIKHDVPFGKYIGIDGLSEVIDYAEQRQMPQCEFHHGDFVTHPELLRTGKPQVIAISGTLNTMSDKLSLRVLDDAWQAAGETLIFNFLSDRCGPKAPAQLPPARRLDTAAIFEWALQHTWDVQFRQDYFQHGHDATILMRKG, from the coding sequence ATGAGTCAAACTGAAGCCGATGCTTATATGCAGCCGTACCGTGAAGCGCATGAAGACCACGGTTCGGACTTCGCCGTCACACTTTGGGCCAGCCCGAAAACACAAAAGCGGCGGTTCGAAGTGTTCACGCAGATGTGCTTTCTCGCAGGCAAGCGCGTGCTCGACGCGGGCTGCTCGCGCGGCGACTTCGCCGAGTACCTGATCAAGCACGACGTGCCATTCGGAAAGTACATCGGCATAGACGGCCTGTCCGAGGTGATCGACTACGCCGAGCAACGCCAGATGCCGCAATGCGAGTTTCATCACGGCGATTTCGTCACGCATCCCGAGTTGCTCCGCACGGGAAAGCCGCAGGTGATTGCGATCTCCGGCACGCTGAACACGATGAGTGACAAGCTTTCGTTGCGCGTGCTCGACGATGCATGGCAGGCGGCGGGTGAAACGTTGATCTTCAACTTTCTCTCGGATCGCTGCGGGCCGAAAGCCCCTGCGCAACTGCCGCCCGCGCGTCGACTGGACACAGCCGCGATCTTCGAATGGGCGCTGCAACACACATGGGACGTGCAGTTCCGACAGGACTACTTCCAGCACGGCCACGACGCGACAATCCTCATGCGCAAAGGCTAG